A single Thermosynechococcus vestitus BP-1 DNA region contains:
- the psbQ gene encoding photosystem II protein PsbQ: MLRLNRKSLISILLSVVALILVGCGGPSATTPPPPTYSELQITRIQDYLRDIEKNAERFADLEVSVAKGDWQEARNIMRGPLGEMLMDMRALNRNLLAKDQPTPTALTRALTDDFLKIDQGADLDSVTVAQEGFREAEADFKAYLNSLPELS, from the coding sequence ATGCTGCGCCTAAATCGAAAGTCCTTAATTTCAATCCTATTAAGCGTTGTTGCCCTTATTTTAGTCGGCTGTGGCGGCCCCAGTGCCACCACTCCACCCCCACCCACCTATAGTGAGTTGCAAATTACTCGCATTCAAGACTACCTGAGGGACATTGAGAAAAATGCCGAACGCTTTGCTGATTTAGAGGTCAGCGTAGCCAAAGGCGATTGGCAGGAGGCCCGCAACATTATGCGCGGTCCCCTCGGTGAAATGTTGATGGATATGCGAGCCCTCAACCGCAACCTTTTGGCAAAGGATCAACCCACCCCCACGGCCTTGACCCGGGCCCTAACCGATGACTTCCTGAAAATTGATCAGGGGGCAGATCTCGATAGTGTCACCGTAGCTCAGGAGGGCTTCCGCGAGGCTGAAGCGGATTTCAAGGCCTATCTCAACAGCTTGCCTGAGTTGTCCTAG
- a CDS encoding aspartate aminotransferase yields the protein MGLEWIQPADRLGALPPYVFARLDELKLKARQQGLDLIDLGMGNPDGSAPRPVIEAAIAAFEEPSYHGYPPFEGTAVFRQAITRWYQRRYNVSLDPEGEALPLLGSKEGLTHLALAYVNPGDVVLVPSPAYPAHFRGPAIAGANIYPLILKREKGWLIDLSEIPSDIARQAKVLYFNYPSNPTAAIAPRSFFEEVVAFAREYQILLVHDLCYAELAFDGYQPTSLLEIPGAKEIGVEFHTLSKTYNMAGWRVGFVVGNRHIIQGLRTLKTNLDYGVFSVLQKAAEVALSLPDSYIASVCDRYRQRRDFLIQGLNELGWQLTPTQATMYLWVPVPLGMSSTDFALKLLQETGIVVTPGNAFGEGGEGYVRISLIADCDRLGEALKRMAQANIRFDSLSHSLTPSSHD from the coding sequence ATGGGGTTAGAGTGGATTCAGCCGGCCGATCGCCTTGGGGCATTGCCGCCCTATGTCTTTGCTCGCCTTGATGAACTGAAGCTGAAAGCCCGGCAGCAGGGACTTGACCTCATTGACTTGGGCATGGGTAATCCCGATGGCTCAGCACCGCGGCCAGTGATTGAAGCCGCTATTGCTGCCTTTGAGGAACCCAGCTACCATGGTTATCCCCCCTTTGAAGGGACAGCCGTTTTCCGTCAGGCCATTACCCGTTGGTATCAGCGCCGCTACAATGTCTCCCTTGATCCTGAGGGTGAAGCTTTACCCCTGTTGGGCTCAAAAGAGGGACTGACGCACCTTGCCCTTGCCTACGTGAATCCGGGGGATGTCGTTCTTGTGCCTAGCCCCGCCTATCCTGCCCATTTTCGGGGGCCGGCGATCGCGGGTGCCAACATCTATCCCCTCATTCTCAAACGGGAAAAGGGTTGGCTCATTGATCTCAGTGAGATTCCCAGTGACATTGCCCGCCAAGCCAAGGTTTTGTACTTCAACTATCCCAGCAACCCCACGGCGGCGATCGCCCCCCGCTCTTTTTTTGAAGAAGTGGTTGCCTTTGCCCGCGAATATCAAATCCTTTTAGTGCATGACCTTTGTTACGCCGAACTGGCCTTTGATGGCTATCAACCCACCAGCTTACTGGAAATCCCCGGTGCCAAGGAGATCGGCGTTGAGTTCCATACCCTCTCAAAAACCTATAACATGGCGGGTTGGCGGGTTGGGTTTGTCGTGGGCAACCGCCACATTATTCAGGGCTTGCGTACCCTGAAAACCAACTTGGACTATGGGGTTTTTTCAGTGTTACAGAAAGCCGCAGAGGTAGCCCTGAGCCTGCCCGATAGCTACATTGCCTCTGTGTGCGATCGCTATCGCCAGCGGCGGGACTTTCTAATTCAAGGCTTGAATGAACTTGGCTGGCAACTGACCCCAACCCAAGCAACCATGTATCTCTGGGTGCCCGTCCCCCTGGGCATGAGTTCGACAGATTTTGCCCTCAAGCTGCTTCAGGAAACGGGTATTGTTGTGACTCCCGGCAATGCCTTTGGCGAAGGCGGTGAAGGCTACGTGCGGATCAGTCTCATTGCCGATTGCGATCGCCTAGGTGAAGCCCTTAAACGCATGGCTCAAGCGAATATCCGCTTCGATAGCTTAAGTCACTCACTCACGCCATCCAGCCATGACTAA
- a CDS encoding iron-containing alcohol dehydrogenase family protein, whose product MTAAFSSLCIAPAHVYRGWSILSQAGEAIAQLGHHPLLVVSPQRYQQLEQEWQAIARSHDLSFTVGTFHGECSESTLAQLRQEAQGSDLIIGIGGGKALDTAKLLGHQLHLPVVTIPTSAATCAAWTALANIYTEAGAFAYDVALRQCPNLLLLDYALIQTAPKRTLLAGIGDALAKWYEASVSSGHRQETLIVAAVQQARVLRDILLQQSAEALANVGSPAWENVVDASVLMAGIIGGLGGAQCRTVAAHAIHNGLTQLPQSKGTLHGEKVAYGILVQLRLEEMVQGSQLATSARHQLCQFYEQVGLPLSLEDLGLQEASLAQLQHAATVACGPNSDIHYLPFPVTPDLVLEAMVSTVVGYRDKVLDGSAR is encoded by the coding sequence GTGACTGCTGCTTTTTCATCCCTTTGCATCGCCCCTGCCCACGTCTATCGCGGTTGGTCAATTCTCTCCCAAGCAGGGGAAGCCATTGCGCAATTGGGGCATCATCCCCTTTTAGTGGTTTCACCACAGCGGTATCAGCAGCTTGAGCAGGAGTGGCAGGCGATCGCCCGCTCCCATGACCTTAGCTTCACCGTAGGGACATTCCATGGTGAGTGCAGTGAGTCCACCCTTGCCCAACTCCGCCAAGAGGCCCAAGGCAGCGATCTCATCATCGGCATTGGCGGTGGCAAAGCGCTAGATACCGCTAAGCTCTTGGGGCACCAGCTTCACTTGCCCGTGGTGACCATCCCCACCTCAGCAGCCACCTGTGCCGCTTGGACCGCCCTCGCCAATATCTATACAGAGGCCGGTGCTTTTGCCTATGATGTGGCACTCCGCCAGTGTCCGAATCTGCTGTTGTTGGACTACGCCCTGATTCAAACAGCGCCGAAGCGAACCCTGCTTGCCGGCATTGGGGATGCCCTGGCCAAGTGGTATGAGGCGTCGGTCAGTAGTGGCCACCGCCAAGAAACCCTGATTGTCGCTGCTGTACAGCAAGCTCGTGTATTGCGCGATATTCTCCTACAGCAGTCTGCCGAAGCCTTAGCCAATGTGGGCAGTCCCGCCTGGGAAAATGTGGTTGATGCCAGTGTGCTGATGGCAGGAATCATCGGTGGATTGGGGGGGGCCCAATGCCGCACGGTAGCAGCCCATGCTATTCACAACGGTCTGACCCAACTGCCCCAAAGTAAGGGCACACTCCACGGTGAAAAAGTGGCCTACGGTATTCTTGTTCAACTCCGTTTGGAAGAGATGGTCCAAGGCAGTCAACTGGCCACGAGTGCTCGCCATCAGCTTTGCCAGTTTTATGAACAGGTGGGTCTGCCCCTGAGTTTAGAGGATTTGGGCTTGCAAGAGGCTAGCTTGGCGCAACTCCAACACGCTGCTACGGTTGCCTGTGGGCCCAACTCCGATATTCACTATCTGCCCTTTCCGGTCACACCCGATCTGGTGCTCGAGGCAATGGTGTCCACCGTGGTCGGCTACAGGGACAAAGTCTTGGATGGGAGTGCTCGCTAG
- a CDS encoding potassium transporter Kup produces the protein MLGALGVVYGDLGTSPLYAFEETFNPLHVLAVTPANIYGILSLILWGLVLIPTLKYATFALRADNDGEGGIFPLMALVLSRIRLSSHWRRRVIIFGLVGAAMFYGDSTITPAISVLSAIEGLEVLSPQLGSWTVPLTVVILVGLFWFQHRGTTQVGQVFGPIMFLWFMTLGLLGTIHIFEQPTILNALNPWWGVQLFYSQPAQVFFLLGVVILALTGAEAMYADMGHFGIQPIRLAWYRLVFPALALNYLGQGAFILKHPTATHHLFFQLAPEWSVLPLVILSTLATVIASQAVISGAFSMTAAAIKLGYLPRLRIDVTDDYHRGQIYIPVINWLLLVTVLLLVMTFRKSSELAGAYGLAVNLTMVVTTLCLILVARHLWRWSIVQISLVWVSILVIEIAFLIGNALKIPYGGWYPLAFGGVVYMLLGTWRQGQVLLRQQLLQANARFSLKELLSQGVARVPGIAVFFSPLPDMIPLSFIQNLQHNHVLHQQTIFIHLATANLPHVPLSEQLTYRVTDVGIYEIILTSGFRDRPDLRLALETCQQALNLPLNGQPMSFFLGRRTIIPTHARGMTYWQKVVFAWLYRNAEDATSYFRLPSEQVVELGIQVEI, from the coding sequence ATGCTAGGTGCCCTTGGCGTCGTCTATGGCGATTTAGGGACAAGCCCCCTCTATGCCTTTGAGGAAACCTTTAATCCCTTGCACGTCCTAGCGGTTACCCCTGCCAATATCTACGGCATTCTGTCCTTGATCCTCTGGGGGCTTGTCCTCATTCCGACCCTGAAATACGCAACCTTTGCCCTGCGAGCTGACAACGATGGTGAGGGTGGCATTTTTCCCCTGATGGCCCTTGTCCTCTCGCGAATTCGCCTCAGCTCCCACTGGCGGCGCCGGGTGATCATTTTCGGTCTGGTGGGCGCGGCCATGTTTTATGGAGATAGCACGATTACCCCTGCCATTAGCGTCCTCTCTGCAATTGAGGGGTTAGAAGTACTCAGTCCTCAGCTTGGGTCTTGGACAGTTCCGCTAACGGTGGTTATTTTAGTGGGGTTGTTTTGGTTTCAACATCGGGGTACCACCCAAGTGGGGCAGGTCTTTGGCCCTATCATGTTTCTCTGGTTTATGACCCTAGGCCTCCTTGGGACAATCCACATCTTCGAACAGCCCACGATTCTGAATGCCCTCAATCCTTGGTGGGGCGTACAACTGTTTTACAGCCAGCCTGCCCAAGTGTTTTTCCTCTTGGGAGTGGTGATTTTGGCACTGACGGGTGCCGAGGCCATGTATGCCGATATGGGACACTTTGGCATTCAGCCAATTCGCTTGGCGTGGTATCGTCTGGTCTTTCCCGCCCTTGCCTTGAATTATCTGGGGCAGGGTGCTTTCATTCTCAAGCACCCAACAGCCACCCATCATCTCTTTTTCCAACTGGCACCTGAGTGGAGCGTATTGCCCCTAGTCATCCTCAGTACATTGGCCACAGTCATTGCGTCTCAAGCAGTGATTTCAGGCGCTTTTTCAATGACGGCTGCGGCCATAAAGTTGGGCTATCTGCCGCGCCTGCGCATTGATGTTACGGATGACTATCACCGTGGTCAGATTTATATTCCTGTGATCAACTGGTTGCTACTGGTCACGGTTCTGCTGTTGGTCATGACCTTTAGAAAGTCATCGGAACTCGCAGGTGCCTATGGTTTGGCGGTTAACTTAACCATGGTGGTTACAACCCTCTGCTTGATTCTGGTGGCACGGCACCTCTGGCGGTGGTCTATTGTGCAAATTAGCCTTGTTTGGGTCAGTATTTTAGTGATTGAAATTGCTTTCCTAATCGGCAACGCTCTCAAGATTCCCTACGGTGGCTGGTATCCCCTCGCTTTCGGTGGGGTTGTCTATATGCTCTTAGGGACGTGGCGACAAGGGCAAGTTCTGCTGCGTCAGCAACTCCTGCAAGCGAATGCTCGCTTCTCCCTCAAGGAGCTGCTCAGTCAAGGGGTTGCACGTGTGCCGGGGATTGCTGTTTTCTTCTCACCCCTTCCCGACATGATTCCCCTGAGCTTTATTCAAAACCTTCAGCACAACCATGTCTTGCATCAGCAGACCATCTTTATCCATTTAGCAACTGCGAATTTACCCCATGTGCCCTTGTCAGAACAATTGACCTATAGGGTCACAGATGTCGGTATTTATGAAATCATCCTTACCTCGGGGTTTCGCGATCGCCCGGATCTGCGACTCGCCCTTGAAACGTGCCAACAGGCCCTCAATCTCCCCCTCAACGGCCAACCCATGAGTTTTTTCTTAGGCCGTCGGACAATCATCCCCACCCACGCCCGCGGCATGACCTACTGGCAAAAGGTTGTATTTGCTTGGCTATACCGCAACGCTGAGGATGCCACGAGCTACTTCCGTCTGCCCTCTGAACAGGTGGTGGAACTTGGCATACAGGTAGAGATTTGA
- a CDS encoding NAD(P)/FAD-dependent oxidoreductase, with translation MLPANATVTIVGAGVVGSAIAYELSRVLDAAATPILVLEAQREEDWQATGAALGVLIVHLSRRRRGRNFQLRQASLARYETLIPELEAQTGIKIPYQRQGIVEICTTEAAAIAAQAWLQEQTPSGVRWLSPAEVQDHCPLLELHHIHGALWATGDRQVTPKPLTQALRQAARQRGVQFFYQTPVRQLQRSRGWILELDQTSLETEYLILAAGLGTTPLTEALDRPVTLEPVLGQALEFACQVDGNTPVMTADGIHFVPLPWGRVWVGATVEFNALIGNPQTLDQLRRRASELWRVLETAPLTQQWQGVRPRPSDRPAPIIERMDDHTWLATGHYRNGILLAPVTAQKIAASVITALAEGDRPKGHTALIK, from the coding sequence GTGCTGCCAGCAAATGCAACGGTAACAATTGTCGGCGCCGGAGTGGTGGGCTCGGCAATCGCCTATGAACTGAGTCGTGTTCTGGATGCAGCGGCAACACCGATTCTTGTCCTTGAGGCGCAAAGGGAGGAAGATTGGCAAGCGACCGGCGCTGCCCTAGGGGTTCTCATTGTCCATCTCAGTCGGCGGCGGCGCGGACGCAACTTTCAACTGCGCCAGGCCAGTTTGGCACGCTACGAAACCCTGATTCCAGAACTGGAGGCGCAAACTGGGATCAAGATTCCCTACCAGCGTCAAGGGATTGTTGAAATTTGTACCACAGAAGCGGCAGCGATCGCTGCCCAAGCATGGTTGCAGGAACAAACCCCCTCAGGTGTGCGGTGGCTCTCTCCCGCGGAAGTTCAAGATCACTGTCCCCTTCTTGAGCTGCACCATATTCACGGGGCCCTTTGGGCAACGGGCGATCGCCAAGTTACCCCTAAACCCTTGACTCAAGCCCTGCGCCAAGCCGCTCGTCAACGGGGGGTACAGTTCTTCTATCAAACCCCGGTGCGACAGCTCCAGCGATCGCGGGGATGGATTCTGGAATTGGATCAAACTTCACTGGAGACCGAATACCTTATCTTAGCGGCAGGACTGGGGACAACACCCCTCACGGAAGCTCTGGATCGCCCTGTTACTCTGGAACCGGTTTTAGGACAAGCCCTAGAGTTTGCCTGTCAGGTTGATGGGAATACACCGGTGATGACCGCTGACGGGATTCATTTTGTTCCTTTGCCTTGGGGGCGGGTGTGGGTGGGTGCCACTGTGGAGTTCAACGCTTTAATTGGGAATCCACAAACCCTTGATCAACTCCGTAGACGAGCCAGCGAGCTTTGGCGGGTGTTGGAAACAGCTCCCTTAACGCAACAGTGGCAGGGAGTGCGACCGCGTCCGAGCGATCGCCCAGCACCCATCATCGAAAGAATGGATGACCACACTTGGCTCGCCACTGGTCATTACCGCAACGGTATTTTACTGGCCCCCGTAACCGCCCAAAAAATTGCCGCCTCTGTCATCACTGCCTTGGCTGAGGGCGATCGCCCCAAGGGGCACACAGCATTGATAAAATAA
- the tmk gene encoding dTMP kinase encodes MHSATHPYAGLFIVLEGGEGAGKTTQMGAIATWLENSGWLAKLRSCHVDPPLLLTREPGGTPLGQGLRQLLLHSDLAIDPLAELLLYAADRAQHVAMGIRPQLQRGGIVLCDRYTASTVAYQGYGRGLDLQIIQHINQMATGGLGADLVLWLDLPVAVGLARTQQRGRGDRLEQNAVAFHERVRQGFLALAQQGSDRWQRIDADQPPDQVTQAIQECLAAHLHRWFETLKQRLTGGDRDLP; translated from the coding sequence ATGCATTCTGCTACCCATCCCTACGCCGGTTTATTTATTGTCCTAGAAGGGGGAGAGGGCGCCGGTAAAACCACCCAAATGGGAGCGATCGCCACATGGCTAGAGAACAGTGGTTGGCTGGCAAAATTGCGATCCTGCCATGTTGATCCACCCCTACTCCTTACCCGGGAACCGGGGGGGACCCCCCTTGGCCAAGGTCTACGGCAATTGCTGCTCCATAGTGATTTAGCGATTGATCCCCTAGCGGAGCTGCTCCTCTATGCCGCCGATCGCGCCCAACATGTGGCCATGGGCATTCGTCCGCAACTGCAACGGGGGGGCATTGTCCTGTGCGATCGCTATACGGCTTCTACTGTTGCCTACCAAGGCTATGGGCGAGGCCTGGACTTGCAGATCATTCAGCACATCAACCAGATGGCCACGGGGGGTCTAGGAGCGGATTTAGTTCTCTGGTTAGATCTTCCCGTTGCTGTTGGTCTTGCCCGTACCCAACAGCGGGGCAGAGGGGATCGCCTTGAGCAGAATGCGGTGGCCTTTCATGAGCGGGTTCGCCAGGGATTTCTGGCCTTGGCTCAGCAAGGGAGCGATCGCTGGCAGCGCATTGATGCCGACCAACCCCCAGATCAGGTCACTCAAGCGATTCAAGAGTGCCTAGCCGCTCATCTGCACCGCTGGTTTGAGACCTTGAAGCAGCGCCTGACGGGGGGCGATCGCGACTTGCCATAG
- the psbM gene encoding photosystem II reaction center protein PsbM: MEVNQLGLIATALFVLVPSVFLIILYVQTESQQKSS; the protein is encoded by the coding sequence ATGGAAGTCAACCAACTCGGCTTGATTGCAACTGCCCTGTTTGTGCTGGTGCCAAGTGTGTTTTTGATTATTCTGTACGTGCAAACGGAAAGTCAGCAGAAAAGTAGTTAA
- a CDS encoding trans-splicing intein-formed DNA polymerase III subunit alpha N-terminal partner DnaE-N, whose protein sequence is MSFVGLHIHSDYSLLDGASQLPDLVARAMELGMPAIALTDHGVMYGAIELLKLCRGKPLKPIIGNEMYVINGDITKQERKPRFHQVVLAKNKQGYHNLCKLTTISHLQGFQGKGIFARPCINKELLAQYREGLIVTSACLGGEIPQAILQGKPELARSVAAWYQQTFGEDFYLEIQDHGSQEDRVVNVELVRIGRELGIKIIATNDSHFISCHDVEAHDALLCIQTNKLLSDEKRLRYSGTEYLKSAAEMARLFRDHLPDEVIQEALANTLEVADKIEAYNIFREPQSPEFPVPPGHTADTYLEQVAWQGLLERFQLSDRQQLEATYRQRLEYELKMLQQMGFSNYFLVVWDYIKYARDHNIPVGPGRGSAAGSLVAYALRITNIDPVHHGLLFERFLNPERKSMPDIDTDFCIDRREEVIQYVTQKYGSDRVAQIITFNRMTSKAVLKDVARVLDIPYSQADQMAKLIPVVRGKPVKLAVMISEETPSPEFKEKYDSDPVVRRWIDMAMRIEGTNKTYGVHAAGVVIASEPLDQLVPLQRNNDGAVITQYFMEDLESLGLLKMDFLGLKNLTMLQKTQELIEKNHGQRIDLDALPLDDAKTYQLLAEGKLEGIFQLESSGMHQIVRELKPSNLEDISSVLALYRPGPLDAGLIPKFINRKHGREPIQYQHELLKPILSETYGVLCYQEQIMRMAQDLAGYSLGQADLLRRAMGKKKKEEMEKHEALFIEGAAKNGVPSAIAQELFKQMLDFAEYCLSGETAVMTVEYGAVPIRRLVQERLSCHVYSLDGQGHLYTQPIAQWHFQGFRPVYEYQLEDGSTICATPDHRFMTTRGQMLPIEQIFQEGLELWQVAIAPRQALLQGLKPAVQMSG, encoded by the coding sequence ATGTCCTTTGTCGGTCTGCATATTCACAGTGATTACAGTCTTCTTGATGGTGCCAGCCAGCTTCCCGACCTAGTGGCACGGGCAATGGAATTGGGGATGCCCGCGATCGCCCTCACGGACCACGGGGTAATGTATGGTGCCATAGAACTGCTAAAGCTCTGTCGCGGCAAGCCCCTAAAGCCAATTATTGGCAATGAGATGTACGTCATCAATGGCGACATCACCAAGCAGGAGCGCAAACCCCGCTTTCACCAAGTGGTGCTGGCCAAAAATAAACAGGGCTACCACAACCTCTGCAAACTCACCACTATCTCCCATCTTCAGGGGTTCCAAGGCAAGGGAATTTTTGCTCGCCCCTGCATCAACAAAGAACTGTTGGCCCAATACCGCGAGGGGCTGATTGTCACCAGTGCTTGCCTCGGCGGTGAAATTCCCCAAGCCATTTTGCAGGGCAAACCCGAGTTGGCACGCAGTGTTGCTGCTTGGTATCAACAGACCTTTGGTGAGGACTTTTACCTTGAGATCCAAGACCACGGCAGTCAAGAGGATCGGGTGGTCAACGTTGAACTGGTGCGCATTGGCCGTGAGTTGGGGATCAAAATTATTGCCACCAATGACTCCCACTTTATTTCCTGCCATGACGTTGAAGCTCACGACGCCCTGCTGTGTATCCAAACCAACAAGCTGCTCAGCGATGAGAAGCGACTGCGCTATAGCGGTACAGAGTACCTCAAATCCGCCGCTGAAATGGCTCGGCTGTTTCGGGATCATTTGCCCGATGAGGTCATTCAAGAGGCCTTGGCGAATACCCTCGAAGTGGCCGACAAGATTGAAGCCTATAACATCTTTCGTGAACCCCAAAGTCCAGAGTTTCCAGTGCCGCCTGGCCATACAGCGGATACCTACCTAGAGCAAGTGGCATGGCAAGGATTGTTGGAGCGATTTCAGCTCAGCGATCGCCAGCAGTTGGAGGCCACCTATCGGCAGCGTTTGGAATACGAACTCAAAATGCTCCAGCAGATGGGGTTCTCCAACTATTTCCTAGTGGTTTGGGACTACATCAAATATGCCCGCGACCACAACATCCCCGTGGGTCCAGGGCGGGGATCGGCAGCGGGTTCCCTTGTGGCCTATGCCCTGCGCATTACTAACATTGATCCGGTTCACCATGGCTTGCTCTTTGAGCGCTTTTTGAATCCTGAGCGCAAGTCCATGCCCGACATTGATACGGACTTTTGTATTGACCGCCGCGAGGAAGTCATCCAGTACGTGACTCAAAAATACGGCAGCGATCGCGTCGCCCAGATCATCACCTTCAACCGTATGACCTCCAAGGCGGTGCTCAAGGATGTGGCACGGGTGCTGGATATTCCCTACAGCCAAGCGGATCAAATGGCAAAACTGATTCCCGTGGTGCGGGGCAAACCCGTCAAATTGGCAGTCATGATCTCCGAGGAAACCCCCTCACCGGAATTTAAGGAAAAGTACGACAGCGATCCCGTGGTGCGCCGCTGGATTGATATGGCAATGCGCATTGAGGGCACCAACAAAACCTATGGTGTCCATGCGGCCGGTGTCGTCATTGCCTCAGAACCCTTGGATCAACTGGTGCCGCTGCAGCGCAACAACGATGGCGCAGTGATTACTCAGTACTTCATGGAGGATTTAGAATCCCTCGGCCTTCTGAAGATGGACTTTCTGGGTCTGAAAAATCTGACCATGCTCCAGAAAACCCAAGAGCTGATCGAGAAAAACCATGGCCAGCGGATTGACCTTGATGCTTTACCCCTCGATGATGCCAAAACCTATCAACTGTTAGCGGAAGGTAAACTGGAGGGAATTTTTCAACTGGAATCCTCGGGGATGCACCAAATTGTCCGTGAACTGAAGCCCTCGAATCTGGAGGACATTTCGTCGGTGCTGGCGCTCTATCGACCGGGACCTTTAGATGCTGGGCTGATTCCGAAGTTCATTAACCGCAAGCATGGACGGGAACCGATTCAATATCAACATGAGCTTTTGAAGCCGATTTTAAGCGAAACCTACGGCGTCCTGTGTTATCAGGAGCAGATCATGCGAATGGCACAGGACTTGGCGGGCTATTCCCTAGGTCAAGCGGATCTCCTCCGCCGCGCGATGGGCAAAAAGAAAAAAGAGGAAATGGAAAAACACGAAGCCCTCTTCATCGAGGGAGCAGCTAAAAATGGTGTGCCCAGTGCCATCGCCCAAGAACTTTTTAAGCAGATGCTGGATTTCGCTGAATACTGTCTGAGTGGTGAGACGGCGGTGATGACCGTGGAATATGGCGCGGTTCCCATTCGGCGCTTGGTGCAGGAGCGGTTGAGCTGTCACGTGTATAGTCTTGATGGCCAAGGTCATCTTTATACGCAGCCCATCGCCCAGTGGCATTTTCAGGGCTTCCGTCCTGTGTATGAGTATCAGTTGGAGGATGGCTCAACCATTTGTGCAACACCGGATCACCGCTTTATGACCACCAGGGGCCAGATGCTGCCCATTGAGCAAATTTTTCAGGAAGGACTAGAGCTATGGCAAGTCGCGATCGCCCCCCGTCAGGCGCTGCTTCAAGGTCTCAAACCAGCGGTGCAGATGAGCGGCTAG